From Deinococcus seoulensis, one genomic window encodes:
- a CDS encoding S8/S53 family peptidase, whose product MLSRVLQILAAFLALPVATAQSNSVSNGTQADFCAASSYQVLGQAWRVDFSTGGLIPRATYLPPDTVKPPILKDVFKGLPISTTSTMPNATIVVVDNFSPITIRSKRNAPASTGQIVDLEVRHGALVRQHIVSLLESDGFKNMPTGSESWRRGNQTVTIRTLDYSAFKGESAQLTRQLNATLDNIKDPVVLLNMSFVLLRCEALQAIQERNQRSPEQRYTTQNYLTEIASQRKISSDQAFRWTFEVPADNPLLKKLAEWQRTFSKRNRTFLAVASSGNHGAKVPSGLLMPASLPTVIGVGATNWQGGPPGLPQEGNWSSPGDTQAVGEWYTLPPTTLAAGCSPSSAAPLCVATAADLRDWPNLAYRGTSFSAPAITSLLAVRWTRSSSSLCSPTSMRPAVIQCRGTCSIGAPTTSPRPVISIPFSIPRC is encoded by the coding sequence TGGCCGCTTTCCTTGCTCTTCCTGTGGCAACCGCTCAATCCAACTCTGTCAGCAACGGCACTCAGGCTGATTTTTGCGCCGCTTCCTCCTATCAGGTACTCGGACAGGCCTGGCGCGTCGATTTTTCTACAGGAGGATTGATTCCACGGGCCACATATCTTCCTCCAGACACCGTTAAACCTCCCATCCTGAAGGATGTCTTCAAAGGGCTTCCGATATCTACTACGTCAACTATGCCAAATGCAACCATCGTTGTCGTCGACAACTTCTCACCGATTACAATACGGTCCAAGCGGAACGCCCCTGCTTCTACCGGACAGATCGTTGATCTCGAAGTCCGACATGGCGCGCTCGTGCGGCAGCACATCGTCAGCCTGTTGGAAAGCGACGGGTTTAAGAACATGCCGACTGGCTCTGAGAGCTGGAGGCGGGGAAATCAGACCGTTACCATCCGCACTCTGGATTACAGTGCTTTTAAGGGCGAAAGTGCTCAACTGACGAGACAACTCAATGCCACGCTGGATAACATCAAAGATCCTGTCGTGCTCCTGAACATGAGTTTCGTCCTTCTTCGCTGTGAAGCCCTCCAGGCCATTCAAGAGCGTAATCAAAGGTCCCCGGAACAACGGTACACGACTCAGAATTACCTAACGGAAATCGCCAGCCAGCGTAAGATTTCTTCAGACCAGGCTTTCCGGTGGACGTTTGAGGTGCCTGCAGACAACCCTCTTCTCAAGAAGCTCGCCGAGTGGCAGCGAACATTCAGCAAACGGAACCGCACCTTCCTCGCCGTCGCCTCCAGCGGCAATCACGGCGCCAAGGTTCCCTCCGGACTCCTGATGCCGGCCAGTCTTCCTACGGTCATCGGCGTGGGTGCCACCAACTGGCAGGGTGGACCCCCTGGCTTGCCCCAGGAAGGCAACTGGTCTTCCCCAGGAGACACGCAGGCAGTGGGTGAATGGTACACGCTTCCACCGACTACGCTTGCCGCCGGGTGCTCGCCCTCTTCTGCCGCTCCTCTCTGCGTCGCCACAGCCGCCGACCTCAGGGATTGGCCGAACCTGGCTTACCGCGGAACGTCCTTCTCTGCGCCGGCCATCACCTCACTTCTCGCAGTACGGTGGACGCGAAGTTCCAGTAGCCTTTGCTCACCTACCTCCATGCGTCCAGCCGTCATCCAGTGCCGCGGGACCTGCTCCATTGGCGCACCAACCACCTCTCCCAGAC